A stretch of Parvimonas micra DNA encodes these proteins:
- a CDS encoding DUF1292 domain-containing protein — MERFEAFDENGKKIIFELIDTFGMNDCEYAVLNSNDDISTYILRIIYDKDGNINLEGIDDEELSDAIEVYEELKSEKEKI, encoded by the coding sequence TTGGAGCGTTTTGAAGCTTTTGATGAAAATGGAAAAAAAATTATTTTTGAATTAATTGATACTTTTGGTATGAATGATTGTGAATATGCGGTTTTAAATTCAAATGATGATATTAGTACATATATTTTAAGAATTATATATGATAAGGATGGAAATATTAATTTAGAAGGTATTGATGATGAAGAACTTTCCGATGCGATTGAAGTTTATGAGGAATTAAAGTCAGAAAAAGAAAAAATTTAG
- a CDS encoding YlbF family regulator, which yields MNIYNSILTFSNDFKNCDEVKEFKKLKKKIDENPENKKIIDDFHKKLYDYQIAKQNGEDVAEKEKQLNELNSILMSNSEISEFMAAEVRISTIMNDIVKMLEETIAE from the coding sequence ATGAATATATATAATAGTATTTTAACTTTTTCAAATGATTTTAAAAATTGTGATGAAGTTAAAGAATTTAAGAAATTAAAGAAAAAGATTGATGAAAATCCTGAAAATAAAAAAATTATAGATGATTTTCATAAGAAATTATATGATTATCAAATTGCAAAACAAAATGGAGAAGATGTTGCTGAAAAAGAAAAGCAATTAAATGAATTGAATTCTATTTTGATGAGCAATTCTGAAATATCAGAATTTATGGCTGCTGAAGTTAGAATTTCAACTATAATGAATGATATTGTAAAAATGTTAGAAGAAACAATAGCGGAATAA
- a CDS encoding Fur family transcriptional regulator gives MEVKEMKKLLVENNYKITKQREIVFNVLNENKGNHLSPEELHEIASKYDKDLGIATVYRTLVIFDKMNIVHKLDFDDKRYRYEIIREDDKHQHHHLLCKDCGKIIEVEEDYLETLEQIIEEKYKFKIMNHDLKFYGKCSDCLNLEKK, from the coding sequence ATGGAAGTAAAAGAAATGAAGAAGTTGTTAGTTGAAAACAACTACAAGATTACTAAGCAAAGAGAAATTGTTTTTAATGTCCTTAATGAAAACAAAGGTAATCATTTAAGTCCAGAAGAGTTACATGAAATAGCTAGCAAATATGATAAAGATTTAGGAATTGCTACAGTTTATCGTACACTTGTTATTTTTGATAAGATGAATATAGTTCATAAATTGGATTTTGATGATAAAAGATATAGATATGAAATTATAAGAGAAGATGACAAACATCAACATCATCATCTCTTGTGTAAAGATTGTGGAAAAATAATTGAAGTTGAAGAAGATTATTTAGAAACTTTAGAACAAATTATTGAAGAAAAGTATAAATTTAAAATTATGAACCACGATTTAAAATTCTATGGAAAGTGTTCAGATTGTTTAAATCTTGAAAAGAAGTAG
- a CDS encoding IreB family regulatory phosphoprotein yields the protein MSNEFNETMRIEIPTDKKSIREIIKIVYCALESKGYNPKNQIIGYILSGDPTYITSYNNARGLIRQVSRDEILEEFLENYIKD from the coding sequence ATGTCAAACGAATTCAATGAAACAATGAGAATTGAAATACCAACTGATAAGAAAAGTATTAGAGAAATTATAAAAATAGTGTATTGTGCACTAGAAAGTAAGGGATATAATCCAAAAAATCAAATTATAGGATATATTCTTTCAGGGGATCCTACTTATATTACTAGTTATAATAATGCTAGAGGTTTAATTAGACAAGTTAGTAGAGATGAGATACTTGAAGAATTTCTTGAAAATTATATAAAAGATTAA
- the ruvX gene encoding Holliday junction resolvase RuvX, translating into MNRYMALDVGDRTIGVAISDPLFIMAEGHSTIFRESIEKDFDILKDIIIKQNIIKIIIGLPKNMNNTIGPQGEKVLSFVESLKEFLKENSFNIEIIMQDERLTTVSAERILIEGNMSRKKRKKVIDKVAATYILQSYLDKK; encoded by the coding sequence ATGAATAGATATATGGCTTTAGATGTGGGTGATAGAACAATTGGTGTTGCTATTAGTGATCCTTTGTTTATTATGGCAGAAGGACATAGTACAATTTTTAGAGAAAGTATTGAAAAAGATTTTGATATTTTAAAAGATATAATAATTAAACAAAATATTATTAAAATTATTATTGGACTTCCTAAAAATATGAATAATACTATTGGTCCACAGGGAGAGAAGGTTCTATCTTTTGTCGAATCTTTAAAAGAATTTTTAAAAGAAAATTCTTTTAATATAGAAATTATTATGCAAGATGAAAGACTCACAACTGTAAGTGCAGAAAGAATTTTGATTGAAGGAAATATGAGTAGAAAGAAGCGAAAAAAAGTAATAGACAAAGTAGCTGCTACATATATTTTACAATCATATTTGGATAAAAAATAG
- a CDS encoding AI-2E family transporter produces MLNFDSVLNITIKILISVLLIVGIYVFIQFSNRKLEDDDKIRFNKLKILRILLYILIAFIICFLFRTYPILRITLFTFIASVIIAYILNPFMKFLEKKNIKRLYAIILIYIIIALAIFVLAIGIFPSTFRQFKHLLFSLPDMVKNFVDYSDRIRQDLFTDAPFISEFITGINGQLVKIANTLLSYSATWITGMVAGISSFIGVVIQLILIPVITFYLLLEKDKILDVISKNVPDRYENFLVKIWREIDESLSMFVRGRIIMAIFVGVATMVYLMAFGIEFSFVIGVITCVADIIPYIGPFLGFVPAVLLALFKGPFTAFWVAVLFCFVQWLENNILGPKILGDSTGMHPLIVLILLIIGGGMFGVFGMIFSVPVAAVIKIIYKHTKPYVKKYLYKDKIND; encoded by the coding sequence ATGTTAAATTTTGATTCTGTTTTAAATATTACTATAAAAATACTGATTTCTGTTTTATTAATAGTTGGAATATATGTATTTATTCAATTTTCTAATAGAAAGTTAGAAGATGATGATAAAATAAGATTTAATAAATTAAAAATTTTAAGAATATTATTGTATATTTTAATTGCTTTTATAATATGCTTTTTATTTAGGACTTATCCAATTTTAAGGATAACATTGTTTACTTTTATAGCATCTGTAATAATAGCTTATATTTTAAATCCATTTATGAAATTTTTAGAGAAGAAAAATATAAAAAGATTATATGCTATAATACTTATTTATATTATAATTGCATTAGCAATTTTTGTTTTAGCTATTGGAATATTTCCAAGTACATTTAGACAGTTTAAACATTTATTATTTTCATTGCCTGATATGGTTAAAAATTTTGTAGATTATAGTGATAGAATTAGACAAGATTTATTTACAGATGCTCCGTTTATTAGTGAATTTATAACTGGAATTAATGGACAACTAGTAAAGATTGCCAATACATTATTGTCATACTCTGCAACATGGATTACAGGAATGGTAGCTGGAATTTCAAGTTTTATAGGAGTTGTTATTCAATTAATTTTAATTCCTGTAATAACATTTTATTTGTTGCTTGAAAAAGATAAAATTTTAGATGTTATAAGCAAAAATGTTCCTGATAGGTATGAAAACTTTTTGGTTAAAATTTGGAGAGAAATAGATGAATCGCTGTCTATGTTTGTAAGAGGCAGAATTATAATGGCTATTTTTGTAGGAGTAGCTACTATGGTATATCTTATGGCATTTGGAATTGAGTTTTCCTTTGTAATAGGTGTTATAACATGTGTAGCAGATATTATTCCATATATTGGACCATTTTTAGGATTTGTACCTGCGGTTCTACTAGCATTATTTAAAGGACCTTTTACTGCTTTCTGGGTTGCGGTTCTATTTTGTTTTGTTCAATGGCTTGAAAATAATATTTTGGGGCCAAAAATACTGGGAGATAGTACAGGAATGCATCCACTAATAGTTTTGATACTATTAATAATAGGTGGCGGAATGTTTGGCGTTTTTGGTATGATTTTCTCTGTACCAGTTGCAGCGGTTATAAAGATAATTTATAAACATACAAAGCCATATGTAAAAAAATATTTATACAAAGATAAAATTAATGATTAA
- a CDS encoding U32 family peptidase encodes MKEVELLAPAGDIEKLKMAIIYGADAVYLAGESFGLRKASKNFTVEQLKEATDFVHEKGKKIYITMNIIPHNDDLIGLEEYVRVLVNIGVDALIVADAGIYTAVRSVSKDIEVHMSTQASVTNYRTVKFWYDLGIKRIVMARELSLEEINLIHKEVPEVDIEAFVHGAMCISYSGRCLLSNYMCGRDANKGDCAHACRWKYNLVEERRPGEYYPIEETEQGTFIYNSKDLCMLDSLEDVIKAGVHSLKIEGRVKTQYYVATVIRSYRIALDAINNGTYTKEMAERLLLEIKKASHRDFTKGFYYKKPDENDQLYNSSSYIRTYDFVGLVLDYDKKTKIATIEQRNRIFVGDEVEIFGPRDGFETFKIEKMYDDKGEEIDVAPRAKQIIKMPLPFEVKPWDIMRKKLSDE; translated from the coding sequence ATGAAAGAAGTTGAATTATTAGCCCCCGCAGGGGATATAGAGAAATTAAAAATGGCAATTATCTATGGGGCAGACGCAGTTTATCTTGCAGGTGAATCATTCGGTTTAAGAAAAGCATCTAAGAATTTTACAGTTGAACAACTAAAAGAAGCTACTGATTTTGTTCATGAAAAAGGTAAAAAAATATATATAACAATGAATATTATTCCCCATAATGATGATTTAATAGGTCTTGAAGAATATGTAAGAGTCCTAGTTAATATAGGGGTAGATGCATTAATCGTTGCAGATGCTGGAATATACACTGCTGTTCGTTCTGTAAGTAAAGATATTGAAGTACATATGAGCACACAGGCGAGTGTTACAAATTATAGAACTGTAAAATTTTGGTATGATTTAGGTATTAAACGAATTGTAATGGCAAGAGAATTATCTTTAGAAGAAATTAATTTAATACATAAGGAAGTACCTGAAGTTGATATTGAAGCTTTTGTCCATGGTGCAATGTGTATTTCATATTCAGGAAGATGCTTATTGAGCAACTATATGTGTGGAAGAGATGCAAACAAGGGAGATTGTGCTCATGCTTGTAGATGGAAATATAATTTAGTTGAAGAGAGAAGACCAGGAGAGTATTATCCTATTGAAGAAACAGAACAAGGAACTTTTATATATAATAGTAAAGATTTATGTATGTTGGATTCTCTTGAAGATGTTATCAAAGCAGGAGTTCATAGTTTAAAAATTGAAGGAAGAGTAAAAACTCAATACTATGTTGCAACTGTTATAAGGAGTTATAGGATTGCACTTGATGCAATAAATAACGGAACTTATACAAAAGAAATGGCAGAAAGACTTTTACTTGAGATTAAAAAAGCAAGTCATAGAGATTTTACAAAAGGATTTTATTATAAAAAACCTGATGAAAATGATCAACTTTACAATTCAAGCTCATATATAAGGACTTATGATTTTGTTGGACTTGTTTTAGATTACGATAAGAAAACGAAAATCGCAACAATAGAACAGAGAAATAGAATTTTTGTTGGAGATGAAGTTGAAATTTTCGGACCTAGAGATGGTTTTGAAACTTTTAAAATAGAAAAAATGTATGATGATAAAGGCGAAGAAATAGATGTTGCTCCAAGAGCAAAACAAATTATAAAAATGCCTTTACCATTTGAAGTAAAGCCTTGGGATATAATGAGGAAAAAATTATCTGATGAATAA
- a CDS encoding O-methyltransferase, translating into MEIVANYVSEYIRSLEQSKESILIEMEEYASINKVPIIEVEVARFLEFLVMLKKPKRILEIGTAIGYSSIIMNRAYPDSIITTIEIDEKNFLKAKEFIKRAGCEKNIDLIYADANDALDFITDEYDMIFMDAAKGQYISFFEKSIERLNHEGILVSDNILFRGLVAKEKNNIRRKNTIVKRLKEFLKIITNSDKFSTTIIPIDDGMAICYKK; encoded by the coding sequence ATGGAAATTGTTGCAAATTATGTTTCTGAATATATCAGGAGTTTAGAGCAAAGTAAAGAGTCTATATTAATTGAAATGGAAGAATATGCTAGCATAAATAAAGTACCAATTATAGAAGTAGAAGTTGCCAGATTTTTAGAATTTTTGGTAATGTTAAAAAAGCCAAAAAGAATATTAGAGATTGGAACAGCAATTGGCTATTCATCTATAATTATGAATAGAGCTTATCCTGATTCTATTATTACAACTATTGAGATTGATGAGAAAAATTTTTTAAAAGCTAAAGAGTTTATAAAAAGAGCAGGTTGTGAAAAGAATATTGATCTCATATATGCCGACGCAAATGATGCTTTAGATTTTATTACAGACGAATATGATATGATTTTTATGGATGCAGCAAAGGGACAGTATATAAGTTTTTTTGAAAAATCCATTGAAAGATTAAATCATGAGGGAATATTAGTTTCTGATAATATTTTATTTAGAGGTCTTGTTGCAAAAGAGAAAAATAATATAAGAAGAAAAAATACAATAGTTAAAAGATTGAAAGAATTTTTGAAAATCATAACGAATAGTGATAAATTTTCAACTACTATAATACCAATAGACGATGGTATGGCTATATGTTATAAAAAATAG
- a CDS encoding RNase J family beta-CASP ribonuclease, producing the protein MVQKNKKKTLKMIPLGGVGEIGKNMSILEYDDEIIILDCGMTFPDDDMPGIDIVIPDITYLMKNIDRVKALFLTHGHEDHIGSVPYILKKINVPVYGTKLTLGLVENKLQEHNLSKENLHLVNAGETIKTKHFSVEFIRACHSIPDSVSFGIKTPVGNIIFTGDFKIDYTPIDGDKMDLHRIAQWGMDGVMLLCADSTNVERPGYTMSESSVGETFIELFNKAHGRIIVATFASNLHRVQQIIKAAEKFKRKVAVSGRSMVNVIKVATELNKLEIEKGTLIDLKDINKYDESEIVLLMTGSQGEPMSALNRMAYGEHRKLVLTENDTVIISASPIPGNEKIFFGLVNRLVEMGVKVIHSSLAEVHVSGHACQEELKLIHTLVKPKYFIPVHGESRHLKTHAKLAVEMGMSKDNILIGRNGTVFEFNYKQEGFISGTVESGNILVDGLGVGDVGSAVLRDRKHLSEDGIIIVMVVLEKSTKEIISGPEIVSRGFIYVKENLDLVSEMRKVVENTLSICNDDSITDIGTIRYNIRKDLNSYIYHEIKRGPMIIPIITEL; encoded by the coding sequence GTGGTGCAAAAAAACAAAAAGAAAACTTTAAAGATGATACCCTTAGGCGGAGTTGGTGAAATAGGTAAAAATATGTCTATTTTGGAATATGATGATGAAATTATCATCTTGGATTGTGGGATGACTTTTCCAGATGACGATATGCCAGGAATAGATATTGTAATTCCAGATATTACCTATTTAATGAAAAATATTGATAGGGTAAAAGCTCTTTTTTTGACACATGGACACGAAGATCACATTGGATCAGTCCCATATATATTGAAGAAAATAAATGTACCTGTTTATGGAACTAAATTAACTTTAGGCCTTGTTGAAAATAAATTACAAGAACATAATCTTAGTAAAGAAAATTTGCATTTGGTTAATGCAGGTGAAACGATAAAAACTAAACATTTTTCTGTTGAATTTATAAGAGCTTGTCATAGTATTCCTGATAGTGTAAGTTTTGGAATAAAAACACCAGTCGGAAATATTATTTTTACCGGAGACTTCAAAATTGATTATACGCCTATTGATGGAGATAAGATGGATTTACATCGTATAGCTCAATGGGGAATGGATGGAGTCATGCTTCTATGTGCAGATAGTACTAATGTTGAAAGACCAGGATATACTATGAGCGAAAGTTCAGTAGGGGAAACTTTTATAGAACTTTTTAATAAGGCTCATGGAAGAATTATAGTTGCAACATTTGCTTCTAATTTACATCGAGTTCAACAAATTATAAAAGCTGCAGAGAAATTTAAAAGAAAAGTTGCGGTGTCAGGTCGTTCAATGGTTAATGTTATTAAAGTTGCAACTGAACTTAATAAATTAGAGATAGAAAAAGGAACTCTTATTGATTTAAAGGATATTAATAAGTATGATGAATCTGAAATTGTACTTTTAATGACTGGAAGTCAAGGCGAGCCTATGAGTGCATTAAATAGAATGGCTTACGGTGAACATAGAAAACTAGTATTAACAGAAAATGATACTGTAATAATTTCAGCTTCCCCTATTCCAGGAAATGAAAAAATCTTTTTTGGCCTTGTAAATCGTCTTGTTGAAATGGGAGTTAAAGTAATTCATTCTTCTCTAGCAGAGGTTCATGTTTCAGGCCATGCTTGTCAGGAAGAATTGAAGTTAATTCATACTTTAGTTAAACCAAAGTACTTTATTCCAGTTCATGGAGAATCAAGGCATCTAAAAACTCATGCTAAATTAGCTGTTGAAATGGGAATGTCAAAAGATAATATTTTAATAGGACGAAATGGAACTGTTTTTGAATTTAATTATAAACAAGAAGGATTTATATCAGGAACAGTTGAGTCTGGAAATATACTAGTTGACGGACTTGGAGTAGGAGATGTAGGTAGTGCAGTTCTAAGAGATAGAAAGCATCTATCTGAAGATGGTATTATAATTGTTATGGTAGTTCTAGAAAAATCTACTAAAGAAATAATTTCAGGACCTGAAATAGTTTCAAGAGGATTTATCTATGTAAAGGAAAATTTAGATCTTGTATCTGAAATGAGAAAAGTTGTTGAAAATACTTTAAGTATTTGTAATGATGATTCTATAACAGATATTGGAACTATCAGATATAATATTAGAAAAGATTTAAATTCTTATATTTATCATGAAATAAAAAGAGGACCAATGATTATTCCTATAATTACTGAACTTTAG
- the alaS gene encoding alanine--tRNA ligase, translating into MRKLGLNEIREEYLEFFESKGHLRLKSYSLIPNNDKSLLLINAGMAPLKDYFTGVKKMSKNRATSSQKCIRTADIDNVGKTQRHGTFFEMLGNFSFGDYFKREAITWAWEFLTEKLEMDKNLLSVTVYEEDDEAYNIWKNEVGLPAEKIQRLGKEDNFWELEVGPCGPCSEIMYDRGEKYTNPDDRFMEIWNLVFTQFNKDKDGNYHRLEHPNIDTGMGLERLTLVLEEKDNIFEIGLVDTIIKKIEEISGVQYKSNEISDISIRVIADHARAMTFLIYDGVIPSNEQRGYVLRRLIRRAARHGKLLGIKDNFLVDVSKVVMEAYNTEYPELLEDSERIFKILNAEESKFQETIEQGLGILNSYIEDEKSKNSKILSGEKAFKLYDTYGFPLDLTKEILEEEKMEVDEEAFNKNMQDQKIRAREGRNISSAGWSEKNTDYLKALKETEFLGYIENECVGKVIKLFKDEAEVSILNQGDKALLVSDKTVFYGEGGGQVGDVGIIEGKHCKLKVLDTKKNKNNGIFHSVEVIEGSVKLNDELTFRIDVNNRRDIMKNHSATHLLHQALIEVLGNHINQAGSLVDANKLRFDITHFEAISTEDLKRVEQIVNDKIALNLNTIVEEMSLEESSKMGAIGLFEDKYKDVVRVVSFGGWSIELCGGTHVKNVSEIQMFKIISESSVAAGVRRIEAITGRSVYEYLKKTENQIEEVSNVLKCKKSELVSKVASLTDDIKSLEKELKEIKSQMTLNSLDAFIAEKKDIEGISFIAKKVEFENQNDLRDLIDKLRDKLGTSVIVFANVYQGKLTFTVGVSKDLNARKINAGNIVKEVAKLVGGNGGGRPDIASAGGKDLSKVDFALEQAEEILKSQF; encoded by the coding sequence ATGAGAAAACTAGGATTAAATGAAATAAGAGAAGAATATTTAGAATTTTTTGAAAGTAAAGGACATTTGCGTTTAAAAAGTTATTCTTTAATACCAAATAACGATAAAAGTCTATTACTTATAAATGCTGGAATGGCTCCATTAAAAGATTATTTTACCGGAGTAAAAAAAATGAGTAAAAATAGAGCTACTTCTAGTCAAAAATGTATTAGAACAGCCGATATTGACAACGTTGGAAAAACTCAAAGACATGGAACTTTTTTTGAAATGTTAGGAAATTTTTCTTTTGGAGATTATTTTAAGAGAGAAGCTATAACTTGGGCTTGGGAATTTTTGACAGAAAAGCTTGAAATGGATAAAAATTTATTATCAGTAACTGTTTATGAAGAAGATGATGAAGCTTATAATATTTGGAAAAATGAAGTTGGACTTCCAGCAGAAAAAATTCAAAGACTTGGAAAAGAAGATAATTTTTGGGAATTAGAAGTTGGACCTTGTGGTCCTTGTTCTGAAATAATGTATGATAGAGGAGAAAAATATACTAATCCTGATGATAGATTTATGGAAATTTGGAATTTAGTTTTTACTCAGTTTAATAAAGATAAAGATGGAAATTACCATAGATTAGAGCATCCAAACATTGATACAGGTATGGGACTTGAAAGACTTACTTTGGTTTTAGAAGAAAAAGATAATATATTTGAAATAGGCTTAGTAGATACTATAATTAAGAAAATAGAAGAGATATCAGGTGTTCAATATAAATCAAATGAAATTTCTGATATTTCTATAAGAGTAATAGCCGATCATGCTAGGGCTATGACATTTTTAATATATGATGGTGTAATTCCTAGTAATGAACAAAGAGGTTATGTTTTAAGAAGACTAATAAGACGTGCAGCAAGACATGGCAAATTGTTGGGAATTAAGGATAATTTCTTAGTAGATGTTTCAAAAGTTGTTATGGAAGCATATAATACGGAGTATCCTGAATTATTGGAAGATAGTGAAAGAATTTTTAAGATTTTAAATGCTGAAGAATCTAAATTTCAAGAAACAATAGAACAAGGTTTAGGTATTTTAAATTCTTATATAGAAGATGAAAAATCAAAAAATTCAAAGATTCTATCTGGAGAGAAAGCATTTAAATTGTATGATACTTATGGATTTCCTTTAGATTTGACAAAAGAAATTTTAGAAGAAGAAAAAATGGAAGTTGATGAAGAGGCTTTTAATAAAAATATGCAAGACCAAAAGATTAGAGCTAGAGAAGGTAGAAATATTTCATCAGCAGGTTGGAGTGAAAAGAATACTGATTATTTAAAAGCATTAAAAGAAACAGAATTTTTGGGTTATATTGAAAATGAATGTGTTGGAAAAGTAATAAAATTATTTAAAGATGAAGCAGAAGTTTCAATTTTAAATCAAGGAGATAAGGCACTTTTAGTATCTGATAAAACTGTTTTCTATGGAGAAGGTGGTGGACAAGTAGGAGATGTCGGAATTATAGAAGGTAAGCATTGTAAACTTAAGGTTTTAGATACTAAGAAAAACAAAAATAATGGAATTTTCCATAGTGTAGAAGTTATTGAGGGAAGTGTTAAGTTAAATGATGAATTAACATTTAGAATTGATGTAAATAATAGACGTGATATTATGAAAAACCATTCTGCAACACATCTTTTACATCAAGCCTTAATTGAAGTTTTAGGTAATCATATTAATCAAGCAGGTTCTTTAGTAGATGCAAATAAACTAAGATTTGATATTACTCATTTTGAAGCTATAAGTACTGAAGATTTAAAAAGAGTAGAGCAGATTGTAAATGATAAGATAGCTTTAAATCTTAATACAATTGTAGAAGAAATGTCATTAGAAGAATCATCAAAAATGGGAGCTATTGGACTATTTGAAGACAAATATAAGGATGTAGTAAGAGTAGTCTCATTTGGTGGTTGGTCAATAGAACTTTGTGGTGGTACTCATGTAAAAAATGTTAGTGAAATTCAGATGTTTAAAATAATTTCAGAATCAAGTGTTGCGGCAGGAGTTAGAAGAATTGAAGCTATTACAGGAAGAAGTGTTTACGAGTACCTAAAGAAGACTGAAAATCAAATCGAAGAAGTTTCAAATGTGTTAAAGTGTAAAAAGTCGGAGTTAGTTTCTAAAGTGGCTTCTCTTACTGATGACATAAAGTCATTAGAAAAAGAACTTAAAGAAATTAAATCTCAAATGACTTTGAATAGTTTAGATGCTTTTATTGCTGAAAAGAAAGATATAGAAGGTATTTCTTTTATAGCTAAAAAAGTAGAATTTGAAAATCAAAATGACTTAAGAGATTTAATTGATAAATTAAGAGATAAATTGGGTACAAGTGTAATAGTGTTTGCTAATGTTTATCAAGGAAAACTTACTTTTACAGTTGGAGTAAGTAAAGATTTGAATGCAAGAAAAATTAATGCTGGAAATATTGTTAAAGAAGTCGCTAAACTTGTTGGCGGTAACGGTGGCGGTAGACCAGATATCGCATCAGCAGGAGGTAAAGACTTAAGTAAAGTTGATTTTGCTTTAGAACAAGCTGAGGAGATTTTAAAATCTCAATTTTAA